In Deltaproteobacteria bacterium, one DNA window encodes the following:
- a CDS encoding AEC family transporter: MEHPLLRFAVFELTILLPLVAGYVWRRRMAPGPDLARRVFWISLIGFETPIYMALGWGMKFQPGHLKLPLIGLVISVAGLLALYMLGRRWGYDRPSLGTLAATGALSNQGYFLGGYLCFLLAGETGLALSVVFILYWNVTVYGLLFPIARWASGESEHLSFAPVSAVWQLVTDLRAIPLPGFLLGLLLNRLDVARPEAVAVYLQAAPPLSILVVLFGVGLSIEASELRAHGRMVWAASATKFILMPSIAVAMAFGMGLEENDLLVVVIESACPAAIFSVVISTLFNLNPRLAAALLVWTTAIFLVAVCPVLVLVFG, from the coding sequence ATGGAACATCCCCTGCTCCGCTTTGCCGTGTTCGAACTGACGATCCTGCTTCCGCTGGTGGCCGGCTACGTCTGGCGGCGTCGCATGGCCCCCGGACCAGACCTGGCCCGGCGGGTGTTCTGGATCTCGCTGATCGGCTTCGAGACGCCGATCTACATGGCCCTCGGCTGGGGCATGAAGTTCCAGCCGGGCCACCTGAAGCTGCCACTCATCGGACTGGTCATTTCCGTTGCCGGACTTCTGGCCCTCTATATGCTCGGCCGCCGCTGGGGATACGACCGGCCTTCCCTGGGAACGCTTGCCGCCACCGGGGCGCTCTCAAACCAGGGATATTTTCTCGGCGGGTACCTTTGCTTCCTGCTGGCGGGTGAGACGGGGCTTGCGCTCTCCGTCGTGTTCATCCTGTACTGGAACGTCACGGTCTATGGCCTCCTGTTTCCCATCGCCCGCTGGGCCAGCGGAGAATCGGAACACCTGTCATTTGCACCGGTCAGTGCCGTCTGGCAGCTTGTAACTGATCTGAGGGCCATACCGCTCCCGGGGTTTTTGCTCGGACTCCTGCTGAACCGGCTGGATGTGGCCCGGCCGGAGGCGGTCGCGGTTTACCTGCAGGCCGCACCGCCACTCTCAATTCTTGTGGTCCTGTTTGGAGTTGGCCTCAGCATCGAGGCGAGCGAGCTCCGCGCCCACGGCCGGATGGTCTGGGCGGCATCGGCGACGAAGTTCATCTTGATGCCGTCTATCGCCGTGGCGATGGCTTTCGGAATGGGCCTGGAGGAGAACGACCTGCTGGTCGTCGTTATCGAATCGGCCTGCCCGGCAGCGATCTTCTCGGTGGTGATTTCGACACTTTTCAACCTGAACCCCCGGCTCGCAGCCGCCTTGCTCGTCTGGACCACCGCGATATTCCTCGTGGCCGTCTGCCCGGTCCTCGTTCTCGTTTTTGGATAG
- a CDS encoding ferredoxin, producing MADKRKAYPENRPGRYYVDDNCIACDACVNTAPEFFEMHDKGYSFVRKQPTTPEETALCREALEGCPTEAIGDDGEE from the coding sequence ATGGCCGACAAGCGCAAAGCCTACCCCGAAAACCGGCCCGGCCGGTACTACGTGGACGACAACTGCATCGCCTGCGACGCCTGCGTGAATACGGCCCCGGAGTTTTTCGAAATGCACGACAAGGGTTACTCTTTTGTCCGGAAGCAGCCCACTACCCCCGAAGAGACAGCCCTCTGCCGGGAAGCGCTTGAGGGGTGCCCCACCGAAGCGATCGGGGATGACGGCGAGGAGTAA
- a CDS encoding DUF4124 domain-containing protein: MMNSTRRIGISLIAVLSGFCLASPAWAALYRYTDDEGRTHVVESRTQIPERYRDKAVEIRGTPAQQPLVAPQAPSGPDDVPPAEGTPKRVGIDVDSDGNGPEYWASRLKAIRDREAQIDARIKEIEDMGDIGTEQFASPAAIQLGYNLGKEKEELLKEKAEIPKKIAGLREEARRKNAPPGWLR, encoded by the coding sequence ATGATGAACAGCACACGCAGGATTGGCATCAGCCTTATTGCCGTATTGTCCGGGTTTTGCCTGGCATCGCCCGCCTGGGCGGCGCTTTACCGTTACACCGATGACGAGGGCCGGACCCACGTCGTCGAATCGAGGACGCAGATTCCCGAACGGTACCGGGACAAGGCGGTGGAGATTCGCGGCACACCTGCCCAGCAGCCGCTGGTTGCGCCGCAGGCCCCGTCCGGGCCGGACGACGTCCCGCCGGCCGAGGGTACGCCTAAACGGGTTGGCATTGATGTCGATTCCGACGGAAACGGGCCGGAATACTGGGCGTCACGGCTGAAGGCGATCAGGGACCGCGAGGCGCAGATCGATGCACGGATCAAGGAGATCGAGGATATGGGCGATATCGGGACGGAGCAGTTTGCCAGTCCCGCCGCCATCCAGCTCGGATACAACCTGGGCAAGGAGAAAGAGGAACTCCTGAAGGAAAAGGCCGAGATACCGAAGAAGATCGCCGGTCTCCGGGAAGAAGCTCGCCGGAAAAATGCTCCGCCCGGCTGGCTGAGGTAA
- a CDS encoding nitrite/sulfite reductase, producing MNDVERAKLKGFDNNFRGWAERGDAAITEEDWNLFKFDGVYNQLHRGYYMIRIKIPGGRVTAVQARGIAHIADRYARSVMNLTTRQDIQLHWVTIGNVHKVMEELDLLGLTTKNACGDTVRNIVACPWAGICTHEAFDINPYVRAVHDDLIVREELRNLPRKFKISFNGCSASCAQPQINDIGYIATRKVTEGVAENGFRVLAGGGLGAKPILAKAVFDFIPAESVVPVSRAFVKLFRDHGNRKVRTKARMKFVLAEWGVEKFRQTLMDYIRQEESVDANEIIPASPIEQGGAIQPPDEYVGIYPQKQRDRMIIRALVRRGDLSASQLYRVADLADKYGDGTVTFTNRQNLELHWVHTTDTNELTAQLRWLGFDVNGHSHLADTVACVGTTLCNKAVAESPELAHRIMDTFGGDQRYSVVFRNFRVHINGCPNACAQHHTADLGFMGLVKNVDGKKREAYQIAIGGHLQGAGRVGDVCAKAVYPEKCVDLVRSVLDVFMRERHSSESFADCYERKGNAFWSEVVRPYLVA from the coding sequence ATGAACGACGTCGAACGGGCCAAACTAAAGGGCTTTGACAACAACTTCCGCGGCTGGGCCGAGCGCGGGGATGCCGCCATCACCGAGGAGGACTGGAACCTCTTCAAGTTCGATGGCGTCTATAACCAGCTCCACCGCGGCTACTACATGATCCGCATCAAGATTCCCGGCGGCCGTGTCACGGCGGTCCAGGCCCGGGGTATCGCCCACATTGCCGATCGGTACGCCCGCAGCGTGATGAACCTCACCACCCGGCAGGATATCCAGCTACACTGGGTGACTATCGGGAATGTCCACAAGGTGATGGAAGAACTGGACCTGCTCGGCCTCACCACCAAAAATGCCTGCGGCGACACGGTTCGCAATATCGTCGCCTGCCCGTGGGCGGGTATCTGCACCCACGAGGCGTTCGACATAAACCCATACGTGCGGGCCGTGCATGACGACCTTATCGTGCGCGAGGAACTCCGCAACCTGCCGCGCAAGTTCAAGATATCGTTTAACGGATGCTCGGCCTCCTGCGCGCAGCCGCAGATCAACGATATCGGCTATATCGCCACACGCAAGGTGACCGAAGGTGTCGCCGAGAACGGCTTCCGCGTGCTGGCCGGCGGCGGCCTGGGTGCGAAGCCGATCCTCGCCAAAGCGGTATTCGATTTCATCCCGGCCGAGAGCGTCGTCCCGGTGAGCCGCGCGTTCGTGAAGCTGTTCCGCGACCACGGGAACCGCAAGGTTCGCACCAAGGCGCGCATGAAGTTCGTGCTGGCCGAGTGGGGCGTGGAGAAGTTCCGCCAGACGCTGATGGACTACATCCGGCAGGAAGAGTCTGTGGACGCAAACGAGATCATCCCGGCCTCACCCATCGAGCAGGGCGGCGCCATCCAGCCGCCGGATGAATACGTGGGCATCTACCCGCAGAAGCAGCGGGACCGGATGATCATACGTGCGCTGGTAAGGCGCGGCGACCTTTCGGCCTCGCAGCTCTACCGTGTGGCCGATCTTGCCGACAAGTACGGTGACGGCACGGTGACCTTCACCAACCGTCAGAACCTTGAACTGCACTGGGTTCACACGACCGACACGAACGAACTGACGGCCCAGCTCCGCTGGCTCGGGTTTGACGTGAACGGACACTCGCATCTGGCCGATACAGTCGCCTGTGTCGGCACCACGCTGTGCAACAAGGCCGTGGCGGAGAGCCCCGAACTGGCGCACCGGATCATGGACACCTTCGGCGGCGACCAGCGGTATTCGGTCGTGTTCCGCAACTTCCGCGTTCATATCAACGGCTGTCCGAACGCCTGCGCCCAGCACCATACGGCGGACCTGGGGTTCATGGGGCTGGTGAAGAACGTGGACGGCAAGAAACGTGAGGCCTACCAGATCGCCATCGGCGGCCACCTGCAGGGCGCGGGCCGCGTGGGCGACGTCTGCGCCAAGGCGGTTTATCCCGAAAAATGCGTGGACCTTGTACGCTCCGTGCTGGATGTGTTCATGCGCGAGCGCCATTCCAGCGAATCGTTCGCCGACTGCTATGAACGCAAGGGCAATGCCTTCTGGTCCGAGGTCGTCCGGCCCTATCTCGTCGCGTAG
- a CDS encoding FAD-binding protein, giving the protein MPVHQSYPPVTPETIARLRQIAGSSHVMTDDETVDDYSHDETEDLVFRAAVVVEPGTTEEVSAILKLAAEAGIPVTPRAGGTGLSGGALPVHGGILLSMKRFNRILEIDRANVMAVVEPGVITEVFQNAVEAEGLFYPPDPASRGSCHLGGNLAECSGGPRAVKYGVTKDYVLGLEAVLPNGEIIRTGGKLLKNVTGYNLTQLIIGSEGTLAVITRITFRLIPLPPCRETLMAAFDSPEDACRTVSSLFLGGVVPSACEFMERDAVESSCRHLGRTIPNRDAAAHLLIEVDGPGPAEVRAQAERVAEIVMVGGARDVILADGLAKQNELWAIRRATGEAVKKRAVYKEEDTVVPRAALPELLRGVKSICSRYGVTSVCYGHAGDGNLHVNLLKENITDHEWNEKLPLCIEEIFRHTCSLGGTISGEHGIGYVQKRYLPIAFTAAEMAILKSVKSAFDPKGILNPGKIFPDE; this is encoded by the coding sequence ATGCCTGTTCACCAGAGCTATCCGCCCGTCACCCCGGAAACCATCGCACGGCTCCGGCAGATCGCCGGCAGTTCCCATGTCATGACCGACGATGAAACCGTGGATGACTACAGCCATGACGAGACCGAGGACCTCGTCTTCCGTGCCGCCGTGGTGGTGGAACCGGGAACCACTGAAGAAGTATCGGCAATTCTAAAGCTGGCTGCTGAAGCCGGAATCCCGGTGACCCCACGGGCGGGCGGCACCGGTCTGTCAGGCGGCGCGTTGCCGGTCCATGGCGGCATCCTGCTCTCGATGAAACGCTTCAACCGGATTCTGGAGATCGACCGAGCGAACGTGATGGCGGTAGTGGAGCCGGGAGTTATCACCGAGGTCTTTCAGAATGCCGTCGAGGCGGAAGGGCTGTTCTATCCGCCAGATCCCGCCTCCCGTGGCTCCTGTCATCTCGGCGGGAACCTGGCCGAATGTTCCGGCGGCCCTCGCGCCGTGAAATACGGCGTCACCAAGGACTACGTGCTGGGCCTGGAAGCGGTTCTTCCCAACGGCGAGATCATCCGCACGGGCGGCAAACTGCTGAAGAATGTCACTGGATACAACCTCACGCAGCTGATTATCGGCAGCGAAGGAACACTCGCCGTCATCACCCGGATCACCTTCCGGCTCATCCCCCTGCCCCCTTGCCGCGAGACGCTGATGGCGGCCTTCGATTCGCCGGAGGATGCCTGCCGCACCGTCTCATCCCTGTTCCTGGGCGGTGTCGTTCCGTCGGCCTGCGAATTCATGGAGCGTGACGCAGTGGAAAGCTCCTGCCGGCACCTCGGCCGGACGATTCCCAACCGTGACGCCGCCGCGCACCTGCTGATCGAGGTGGATGGCCCCGGACCTGCGGAAGTCCGTGCCCAGGCTGAACGTGTCGCCGAAATCGTCATGGTAGGTGGCGCTCGAGACGTGATCCTTGCCGACGGCCTCGCCAAGCAGAACGAACTCTGGGCGATCCGGCGCGCTACCGGCGAGGCAGTCAAGAAGCGGGCGGTTTACAAGGAAGAAGACACGGTTGTGCCCCGGGCCGCACTCCCGGAACTGCTCCGGGGCGTCAAGTCGATCTGCTCCCGGTATGGCGTCACCAGCGTCTGCTATGGTCACGCCGGAGACGGCAATCTGCACGTGAACCTGCTGAAGGAAAACATCACGGACCACGAGTGGAACGAGAAACTCCCACTCTGCATTGAGGAGATATTCCGTCACACCTGCAGTCTTGGCGGAACCATCTCCGGCGAACACGGGATCGGCTATGTGCAGAAACGATACCTGCCGATCGCCTTCACGGCAGCAGAGATGGCCATTCTCAAAAGCGTGAAATCCGCTTTCGACCCCAAGGGTATCCTGAATCCCGGAAAGATATTTCCGGACGAGTAG
- a CDS encoding carotenoid biosynthesis protein — protein sequence MDELIYSVIRRPYVFVFFTVYLIAAITHIGLNRTLVWTAVGWVIAFACEASSIRNGFPFGLYHYKEQNLQGELLIAGVPFWDSLSFTFLSYFSWTTAMLFWAPLHRSRTDFQRLETPELRRSPRVLILAAFLMMMIDVIIDPLTHQGDKWFLGDIYYYPNGGEHFDVPITNYMGWVFVGISTLTAYTLIERYAMPAAKGNETGIRWLPFGGLLGPLVFVGVIGFGLTITLMIGDLTLFWASAFIWITPIWLYLIRATRPESAAARADVAAFIDAWPESPIVRRCYPDGPYSGTHGSKPAQ from the coding sequence GTGGATGAACTGATCTATTCGGTCATAAGGCGGCCCTATGTATTTGTCTTCTTCACCGTCTACCTGATCGCCGCCATCACCCATATCGGCCTGAACCGTACGCTGGTCTGGACCGCCGTGGGCTGGGTAATCGCCTTCGCCTGCGAGGCGAGTTCCATCCGCAACGGTTTCCCCTTTGGCCTCTACCACTACAAGGAACAAAATCTCCAGGGAGAACTGCTGATCGCGGGAGTGCCTTTCTGGGACAGCCTCTCGTTCACGTTCCTGTCGTATTTCTCATGGACGACGGCGATGCTCTTCTGGGCTCCCCTGCACCGGAGCCGGACGGACTTCCAGCGACTGGAAACCCCCGAACTCCGCCGCTCCCCGCGGGTGCTGATCCTCGCGGCGTTCCTGATGATGATGATCGATGTGATCATTGATCCGCTGACCCATCAGGGCGACAAGTGGTTTCTGGGCGATATCTACTACTACCCGAATGGCGGCGAACATTTCGATGTACCTATCACGAATTACATGGGCTGGGTTTTTGTCGGCATCTCGACACTAACGGCCTACACACTGATCGAGCGGTACGCGATGCCAGCAGCAAAGGGCAATGAGACCGGCATCCGGTGGCTGCCTTTTGGCGGGCTGCTGGGCCCGCTTGTCTTCGTCGGTGTCATCGGTTTCGGCCTCACGATCACCCTGATGATCGGCGATCTGACCCTGTTCTGGGCGAGCGCCTTCATCTGGATCACCCCCATCTGGCTCTACCTGATCCGGGCCACGCGGCCCGAGTCGGCCGCCGCCCGCGCCGATGTGGCCGCCTTCATCGACGCCTGGCCTGAGTCGCCCATCGTCAGGCGGTGTTACCCGGACGGGCCTTATTCAGGAACACACGGCTCGAAACCGGCACAGTAA
- a CDS encoding response regulator, with product MARKALVVDDDASIRLLVSVTLKSLGFECIEGEDGQEAFRLALKESPDFIVLDLSMPNVNGFEACERIRGHEKTKSIPVLILSGESTQINREILGGALKANGFVAKPFDRAKLLAAVRDIFPDLA from the coding sequence ATGGCGCGCAAGGCCCTGGTCGTCGATGATGACGCTTCGATCCGGCTGCTCGTTTCGGTCACGCTCAAGTCGCTGGGATTCGAGTGCATCGAAGGGGAGGACGGTCAGGAAGCGTTCCGGCTCGCCCTCAAGGAGTCACCCGACTTCATCGTGCTCGATCTGAGCATGCCCAATGTCAACGGATTCGAGGCATGCGAGCGGATCCGGGGACATGAAAAGACAAAATCAATCCCCGTCCTGATCCTTTCGGGCGAATCGACCCAGATCAACCGTGAGATCCTGGGCGGTGCACTCAAGGCCAACGGGTTCGTCGCCAAGCCGTTCGACCGGGCAAAACTGCTCGCCGCCGTGCGTGATATCTTTCCGGATCTCGCCTGA
- a CDS encoding glycosyltransferase family 4 protein, producing MTARPFGVNALFLKPGLVGGTEVHLRELLPRLTALTPGRTWNVYTGSEVSGFFASMPGVTVRPLPVQAAHRVRRTLAEQTLLPLMLRRDGNAALLNLGGTALAAAPCTQVTFIHDLQYHYLPTNFTTPERVALAVTAKLAVRRSAKLIVPSEETRRTICETFQAEPDHIRVVPHGTGPEFHPRQKDTDASDALTLDELGIRRPYILSVAAARPHKHLDIVCDAFLASGLDRTHTLVMTGAPGPALETLRLHPAFRTGTARWLGWLPERAMPVLMRQAEFLAIASGFEGFCLPALEAAASGIPVAAVRTPPLPETLGSAARWVRPGDATALAGAFREIATDAGVRGELAQAGILAARRFSWEMSAKQTLDILLEAAGS from the coding sequence ATGACTGCGCGTCCGTTCGGCGTGAACGCGCTGTTCCTCAAACCGGGCCTCGTAGGCGGGACTGAGGTCCACCTTCGGGAGCTATTGCCCAGGCTGACCGCCCTGACACCGGGACGCACCTGGAACGTATATACAGGCAGCGAAGTGTCCGGTTTTTTTGCCAGTATGCCCGGAGTCACTGTCCGGCCGCTTCCCGTCCAGGCCGCACACCGGGTACGGCGGACGCTCGCCGAGCAAACCCTGCTGCCGCTGATGCTTCGCCGGGACGGGAACGCAGCGCTCCTCAATCTGGGCGGAACGGCGCTGGCCGCGGCCCCCTGCACTCAGGTGACGTTCATCCACGACCTGCAGTACCACTACCTGCCAACGAATTTTACCACCCCGGAGCGCGTGGCACTTGCAGTTACTGCCAAACTGGCCGTCCGGAGATCAGCGAAGCTGATCGTGCCATCGGAAGAAACCCGCCGGACGATTTGCGAGACATTCCAGGCCGAACCCGATCACATCCGGGTGGTACCCCATGGCACAGGGCCAGAGTTTCATCCCCGGCAGAAGGATACTGACGCATCGGATGCCCTGACACTGGATGAACTGGGCATCAGACGGCCGTATATCCTGTCAGTAGCCGCTGCCCGTCCTCACAAGCATCTGGATATCGTCTGCGATGCGTTTCTCGCCAGCGGCCTGGACCGGACGCATACGCTTGTCATGACCGGCGCGCCGGGCCCTGCGCTGGAAACGCTTCGCCTTCATCCGGCATTCCGCACCGGAACGGCCCGCTGGCTCGGCTGGCTCCCGGAACGGGCTATGCCGGTTCTCATGCGTCAGGCGGAGTTTCTGGCGATTGCATCCGGATTCGAGGGATTCTGCCTGCCGGCACTGGAAGCCGCCGCCAGCGGGATACCGGTTGCTGCCGTTCGCACGCCACCGCTTCCAGAGACCCTGGGCTCCGCTGCCCGGTGGGTACGGCCGGGCGATGCGACCGCACTGGCTGGCGCATTCCGGGAGATTGCCACCGATGCCGGGGTTCGCGGCGAGCTGGCGCAGGCAGGGATCCTCGCCGCCAGACGGTTCTCGTGGGAAATGTCGGCGAAACAAACGCTCGATATCCTTCTGGAGGCCGCCGGATCGTGA
- a CDS encoding HAMP domain-containing histidine kinase, with amino-acid sequence MQTPSVTTDSSLVDRFPAPFRKLWDWFFTLPEGVHTDWRAYYAAARIRVIFAVTFGFVYWHFYLTKRSDPFYNPDALDIFISVDAPLRVAWFTLNFWTLYAARPEGARWRHFATVAIEVFVAANIIIHMGATSSSFLFVYVVHPMIYRLGFDRVTTILSASLCVTCAMGGAYLSVTGIYPEAAFYSDFTRETLQNPQVSFLSIGNLAGGLFTGIGLAEWSRHVLDLREQELRRVNVELVTAMDEIARQQKQLAEAGALAAIGEFVRGAAHEIGNPLGSAHSLVSGVREDLESASGEPLDPKLREELSGTLAMALQGQERVRSIVSVLHALSIHTEVKSSTFELPHALKLAIDSPGPEKPAVRLDGDIPPVTIHGNCDQLGDAFGRIMQNAREFGRQDVTVRAEVTDGGRRVQVTFTDDGPGFTSDMLKSALEPFSTSRKADKKHLGLGLFIARIVVGRMGGLVTVSNSPEGGARVTVELPAG; translated from the coding sequence ATGCAAACCCCATCAGTAACCACCGATTCCTCGCTGGTTGACCGTTTCCCCGCGCCATTCCGAAAGCTATGGGACTGGTTTTTCACCCTGCCAGAGGGCGTCCACACCGACTGGCGTGCCTACTATGCTGCCGCCCGGATCCGGGTAATATTCGCCGTCACCTTCGGGTTCGTCTACTGGCATTTCTATCTCACCAAGCGCAGTGATCCGTTCTATAACCCCGACGCACTCGACATCTTCATCTCCGTTGATGCTCCACTCAGGGTCGCCTGGTTCACGCTAAATTTCTGGACCCTGTACGCCGCCCGGCCAGAGGGAGCCCGCTGGCGGCACTTCGCCACCGTCGCCATCGAGGTGTTCGTCGCCGCCAACATCATCATCCATATGGGGGCGACGTCATCGAGTTTCCTGTTCGTCTACGTAGTCCATCCCATGATATACCGGCTCGGCTTCGACCGGGTGACCACGATCCTCTCGGCAAGCCTTTGTGTGACTTGCGCCATGGGCGGCGCATACCTGTCAGTCACCGGTATCTATCCGGAAGCTGCTTTCTACTCCGACTTCACGCGGGAAACCCTGCAGAATCCGCAGGTAAGTTTTCTATCGATCGGCAATCTGGCCGGCGGGCTGTTCACTGGAATCGGCCTCGCCGAGTGGTCCCGGCACGTCCTCGACCTGCGCGAGCAGGAACTCCGGCGCGTGAACGTGGAACTGGTCACGGCGATGGACGAGATTGCCCGCCAGCAGAAACAGCTCGCCGAAGCCGGTGCGCTTGCCGCCATCGGCGAATTCGTCCGCGGCGCCGCCCACGAAATCGGGAATCCTCTCGGATCGGCACACAGTCTCGTCAGCGGCGTCCGCGAGGATCTGGAGAGCGCGTCCGGCGAACCGCTGGACCCGAAGCTACGCGAGGAACTCAGTGGCACCCTGGCGATGGCGCTCCAGGGACAGGAACGGGTCCGTTCCATTGTGTCGGTGCTGCACGCCCTCTCAATCCATACGGAAGTAAAGTCGAGCACGTTTGAACTGCCCCACGCGCTCAAGCTGGCGATTGATTCACCCGGCCCGGAAAAGCCGGCAGTCCGTCTGGATGGCGATATCCCGCCCGTCACCATCCATGGCAACTGCGACCAGCTTGGGGATGCCTTTGGGCGTATCATGCAGAATGCCCGCGAGTTTGGCCGTCAGGACGTTACCGTCAGGGCAGAGGTCACCGATGGCGGACGCCGGGTGCAGGTGACGTTCACGGACGACGGGCCGGGTTTCACCAGCGACATGCTGAAAAGCGCGCTGGAGCCGTTCTCGACAAGCCGCAAGGCGGACAAGAAGCATCTGGGGCTTGGCCTGTTCATCGCCCGCATTGTGGTGGGGCGCATGGGAGGGCTTGTCACCGTGTCAAACAGCCCCGAAGGCGGCGCCCGCGTCACCGTTGAACTGCCAGCGGGCTGA